A window of the Lactuca sativa cultivar Salinas chromosome 5, Lsat_Salinas_v11, whole genome shotgun sequence genome harbors these coding sequences:
- the LOC111897603 gene encoding CBS domain-containing protein CBSCBSPB3, giving the protein MSGHGPPAPRRNSSMYRRNNPSTTIKKSLSTQSENGTTSTGATNGYPLKSPSPTPSGERTVKKLRLSKALTIPEGTTVSEACRRMAARRVDAVLLTDSNALLSGIVTDKDIATRVLAEELRPDQTIISKVMTRNPTFVSSDSLAIDALQKMVQGKFRHLPVVENGEVIALLDITKCLYDAISRMEKAAEQGSAIAAAVEGVERQWGNNFTAPSAFIETLRDRMFKPSLSTIISENSKVAIVLGSDPVSVAAKRMQELQVNSVIIMNGNSIQGILTSKDLLMRVVAHNLPPELTFVEKVMTPNPEYATVDTSILEALHIMHDGKFLHLPVVDKDGSVVACVDVLQITHAAISMAESNSGADVANTVMQKFWDSALNLDPPDDYDDSHSEMSMSVVMQSDPVEGGRAYPSLGLGNSFAFKFEDLRGRVHRFTFGTENLAELVSAVAQRMGGSLDQNPPQLLYDDDEGDRVLLTTDSDLAGAVNHARSAGQKVLRLHLDNLEFGQMKRESSQLDMVVEEQQTQISKSNHLQTGILASAAVIAGIACVVYLKRANQ; this is encoded by the exons ATGAGCGGGCACGGGCCTCCAGCTCCTCGAAGGAACAGTTCAATGTATAGACGAAACAATCCGTCTACTACCATAAAAAAATCGTTATCAACTCAATCGGAAAATGGAACAACCTCCACCGGAGCCACCAATGGCTATCCACTGAAATCCCCGTCGCCTACTCCCTC TGGTGAGAGGACAGTGAAGAAGCTCAGGTTGTCAAAGGCGCTCACAATACCAGAAGGGACAACTGTGTCAGAAGCTTGCAGGAGAATGGCAGCTCGTCGTGTTGATGCTGTGTTATTAACAGATTCTAATGCTTTGCTTTCCGGAATAGTCACAGACAAG GATATAGCAACCAGAGTTCTTGCAGAAGAACTAAGGCCAGATCAGACAATAATATCTAAAGTTATGACAAGGAATCCTACTTTTGTTTCTTCTGATTCTTTGGCGATTGATGCCCTTCAGAAAATGGTTCaag GAAAATTTAGGCATCTACCAGTTGTTGAAAATGGTGAAGTTATTGCATTATTGGATATCACAAAGTGTCTGTATGATGCTATATCTAGAATGGAAAAAGCTGCTGAACAGGGGAGTGCTATTGCTGCAGCTGTTGAAGGAGTGGAACGCCAATGGGGAAATAATTTCACTG CACCTTCTGCTTTTATAGAGACATTAAGGGATCGAATGTTCAAGCCCTCTTTGTCAACCATCATTTCAGAAAATTCCaa GGTTGCAATTGTTCTAGGTTCAGATCCAGTTTCTGTTGCTGCTAAAAGGATGCAGGAACTGCAAGTTAATTCTGTTATCATTATGAATGGAAACAGTATTCAGGGCATATTAAC TTCAAAGGATCTTCTCATGCGAGTTGTAGCACACAATCTTCCTCCTGAGTTGACATTTGTTGAAAAG GTTATGACACCAAATCCAGAATATGCAACTGTGGACACATCGATCCTTGAGGCATTGCATATAATGCATGATGGGAAGTTCTTACATCTTCCTGTTGTAGACAAAG ATGGAAGTGTTGTAGCATGTGTGGATGTCCTGCAGATAACTCATGCTGCTATTTCAATG GCTGAAAGTAATTCAGGTGCTGATGTGGCAAACACAGTGATGCAGAAGTTCTGGGATTCAGCACTCAACCTAGACCCACCAGATGATTATGATGACAGTCACAG TGAAATGTCTATGTCAGTAGTTATGCAATCGGACCCTGTAGAAGGAGGGAGGGCATATCCGTCTCTTGGTCTTGGGAATTCTTTTGCCTTTAAATTTGAAGACTTAAGGGGACGTGTACACAGATTTACTTTTG GCACTGAAAATCTTGCTGAGCTGGTTTCTGCTGTTGCTCAAAGGATGGGTGGCAGTCTTGATCAAAATCCTCCTCAACTTTTG TATGATGACGATGAGGGCGATAGGGTTTTGCTAACTACAGATAGTGATCTGGCTGGTGCTGTTAATCATGCCAGGTCAGCAGGACAAAAG GTGTTGAGATTGCATTTAGACAACTTGGAATTTGGGCAAATGAAAAGAGAATCATCACAATTAGATATGGTTGTAGAAGAGCAACAAACACAGATCTCAAAATCAAACCATTTACAGACTGGAATTTTGGCAAGTGCAGCAGTCATTGCAGGTATCGCATGTGTAGTCTACTTGAAACGTGCCAACCAATGA